TGTGTCAGAGATTCTGATAACGTATTCATACAGTTTTGCATTATTGTTAAGTTTGATTGTTCTTGTTTACTTGTACTTAATGAGATTGGTAACAAACTTACAAAACCaggttttctttgttgttgtcttaTTTGATTGCTCTCATGCAATGAAATTTCATAGATATTGAGATTGAAATCAAGTGAAAGATTTTAGGCTTCTGAATATTTCAGTTTGTTGCTGGTTTAGGTTTGGAACAGTTTGGTAAGAACTGCAATTGTTGTTATATGTTGAACGAGAAAGATAGGAATCTTGTTTTCATGTTCTTGTGTAATGTTAACCTGATTGGTTCTTTGTTTAATCTGGATATAGATGGAGAACGACATAATGATTGTGTTCCAATGAGCTGGTTTAAAATGTTGTGCTTGCAGGTTTCTAGATTGTGTAGTAGCTTTTGGGGTTTATAGACTATGAGAAGAGGTAGAGGGAAAGGGAAGAAGCAGAATGCATCTGCTCGGGAAGATCGTGGGAgcggtgaagaagagaagattccAGCTTACAGGAGAAGAGGAAGGCCACAGAAGCCAATGAAAGATGATTtcgaagaagaggaggaagaggaagaaaaagaagatgaagagatggTGGTAGAGAagatagaagatgatgaagaagaagaaactgatgatggTTCAGTAACAAGTAAAGatttgaagaaggagaaaaggagGAAGATATCTAATGGAGGCAGTAGAGATGTAACTGAAGAAGAGAATGAGTTAGGATCAAAGTCAAGCACTGATGATTCCATGAAATCTACTACGTCTATTGGCTTTAGACAAAATGGAAGCCGGAGAAAAAGCAAGCCGAGACGAGCTGCTGAAGCTGTTGTGGAATGTAATGGAGTTTGAGAAACCTTCTTGTGAACATACTTCACGAGACCACGATGACAAATTAACTTCAAGAAACCTTCTCCTTcttgttttttgcttttcttacaAGTTATTTTGAAGTTGACAACTTTAGGATCGGAACTCCTTTGGTGAATTATGAGTCAAAAGCATCAATTTGCATTCTCTCTTTAAATTTTTCTTGTCTCTGCATCTGTTTGGTTTATGACATTTGTGTGTCCAAGGATGATCCTGTAACACATGAATTtggaagagacaagagagagagagagagagagagatgtgagaTCCTCTCTAATCTTGTATCTCCAATTTTCACATGATTGTGAAGATGCTATAATTGCAAATTGTGTACGTCAGTTAGGCAAAATATTACAGTGAAGCCGTTAAGGGAAGAGAGGTGAGAGGTGAGAGGTGAGAGGTGAGAGCTGAGAGCTGAGAGCTGAGAGCTGAGAGGTGAAAAGTGACAAGAGTGTTATTATACTTCAAAGGTTGGtcaaattatatgattattagatTTGACTTTTGGTATTAAAACTTTAGATtcataaactataaatattttcattgaAAAATGGCAAAATCTACTAATCATATATTTCTAAAGAAATTTAAACCCAGGTCCAATATAACCCAAATTTCCCCCCCACTTTCATGCAACTAattaatagaataataataagaagaagaatttttttcaCAGGTATGTGTTCGTCATATTTGACGGCATAAACATAAATCATCATAGTTTCTCAAAATGTCTTTGTTATTCAGATAGAGCCTAGACGTTTTGATGACGTAATTGTAAAAACTAGTCAGGCAGGCNTGAAGAGATGGTGGTAGAGAagatagaagatgatgaagaagaagaaactgatgatggTTCAGTAACAAGTAAAGatttgaagaaggagaaaaggagGAAGATATCTAATGGAGGCAGTAGAGATGTAACTGAAGAAGAGAATGAGTTAGGATCAAAGTCAAGCACTGATGATTCCATGAAATCTACTACGTCTATTGGCTTTAGACAAAATGGAAGCCGGAGAAAAAGCAAGCCGAGACGAGCTGCTGAAGCTGTTGTGGAATGTAATGGAGTTTGAGAAACCTTCTTGTGAACATACTTCACGAGACCACGATGACAAATTAACTTCAAGAAACCTTCTCCTTcttgttttttgcttttcttacaAGTTATTTTGAAGTTGACAACTTTAGGATCGGAACTCCTTTGGTGAATTATGAGTCAAAAGCATCAATTTGCATTCTCTCTTTAAATTTTTCTTGTCTCTGCATCTGTTTGGTTTATGACATTTGTGTGTCCAAGGATGATCCTGTAACACATGAATTtggaagagacaagagagagagagagagagagagatgtgagaTCCTCTCTAATCTTGTATCTCCAATTTTCACATGATTGTGAAGATGCTATAATTGCAAATTGTGTACGTCAGTTAGGCAAAATATTACAGTGAAGCCGTTAAGGGAAGAGAGGTGAGAGGTGAGAGGTGAGAGGTGAGAGCTGAGAGCTGAGAGCTGAGAGCTGAGAGGTGAAAAGTGACAAGAGTGTTATTATACTTCAAAGGTTGGtcaaattatatgattattagatTTGACTTTTGGTATTAAAACTTTAGATtcataaactataaatattttcattgaAAAATGGCAAAATCTACTAATCATATATTTCTAAAGAAATTTAAACCCAGGTCCAATATAACCCAAATTTCCCCCCCACTTTCATGCAACTAattaatagaataataataagaagaagaatttttttcaCAGGTATGTGTTCGTCATATTTGACGGCATAAACATAAATCATCATAGTTTCTCAAAATGTCTTTGTTATTCAGATAGAGCCTAGACGTTTTGATGACGTAATTGTAAAAACTAGTCAGGCAGGCTTAGGAGATCAGGTCTTTAGTTTCAGGGTCTAACCAATGCAGCCAAACAAGTGGAAACCACTTTCACTAAATAAAGCTAagcaaaaagaacaaatcaaacctaaacctataaaatattactatatattagtAGATTACAGTTTACACAGACTTTGATGGATGATGTCTATGACTACGATTTAACTTTTCATACCTTTTATTATAacgaaaatcaagaaaaatctTACTTTGGACAttgtaagttttaaaaaataaaaaaaaaccccaaaataaaaGCTAAAAATCTGGCTTTAATTTgcaagaaacaacaaacaaatagcacgtcaaaataataatagtaaaaacaTTTGGTTATATAAATCGCTCATAAACACATGAGAAAGAggtttaacaaacaaaaatagagtaCTGAATTCATTTTATAGGGTTGCTTGCACATCTGCCGACACCAACTAGTTCCCTTGAAGTGTCACATCTTTTGTTGTGTTCCAATAACTGTACTGCTCACATTTCagtctttaatattttaacatttttttcaatcattataaattttgaaattcacTAGTATTCTTCTTTTAACATGTTCGTTGCTCTTTAACTACTACAGTGTAGCAACCATCTATTTATAGAACTCTGAACTCCTCGGCAGTTTCCTTTTGGTTCCCAATGCTGAGAGTATAGAATCTATGGAAAgatagtattttttaaattaacacGTTTCTGTTATTTTAAGTACAAAGCAATATCAGATTATCAAAATCTGTAAAGTTGGATGTCCTATGCATGAGTCTGAAAATATTGCTCCCTGGTGGCATGCATATAATATATGCTTTCAAAGtatactaaaattaaatttactaCATCACACATGACCCGTCACCATCACGGTTAATTATGGATATCCAAACATTAAAGAGTACCACCCAACTAGGACTCTttacaaaacacataaaatccaaaattttatacCTAAAATCCCTGGACAAGATCGAtaaaagtttagggtttttttttctttcaataaacGCAATAGAAGATTTCTCTAGTCACGGGTTGAGGTTATCCAAACCGGTACAAAAGAGTC
The sequence above is drawn from the Camelina sativa cultivar DH55 chromosome 4, Cs, whole genome shotgun sequence genome and encodes:
- the LOC104782716 gene encoding parathymosin-like isoform X1, giving the protein MRRGRGKGKKQNASAREDRGSGEEEKIPAYRRRGRPQKPMKDDFEEEEEEEEKEDEEMVVEKIEDDEEEETDDGSVTSKDLKKEKRRKISNGGSRDVTEEENELGSKSSTDDSMKSTTSIGFRQNGSRRKSKPRRAAEAVVECNGV
- the LOC104782716 gene encoding parathymosin-like isoform X2 gives rise to the protein MRRGRGKGKKQNASAREDRGSGEEEKIPAYRRRGRPQKPMKDDFEEEEEEEEKEDEEMVVEKIEDDEEEETDDGSVTSKDLKKEKRRKISNGGSRDVTEEENELGSKSSTDDSMKSTTSIGFRQNGSRRKSKPRRAAEAVVECNGV